TTCGTAGCATCATCGGGCAAAACCGTTGCCAGCACTCGCGCTTTTTTGATTCCGGCTGCAAGCAACACATTCTCATCGGAGGCACTACCACAAATGCCCCAGAAACCCTGAGCATGGGCTAGCTCAATCCGATCGTCATCAGTATCAATTACCACAAAACTCTGGTGTGATTTTTTGAGCTTGCGAGCCAGGATATAGCCAATGCGGCCAAACCCACAAATAATTACATGGTTATCGAGTGATTCTATACTTTTCGTCATACGTCTTGCATCCAAAGCTCTGGTAATTTCGCCCTCGGTCACCATCTGGATAAACCCGCCCACAGTGTAGACTGCGGAAGATGTCCCAGCTACGATCACTAGCATCGTAAAAACTTTTAATTGGGGGGAGTCAAGGGCGCGCACTTCACCATAACCAACCCCAAAAATGGTTATGACTACCATATAAATCGCATCAAGGAAGCTCCAACCAGCGAGTTTATAGCCCACTACTGCCGTAACGATCGTAACGACGAAGAATGATAGGCCGATAATGATCCGCTGTAATGAACCTTGCATCGAACCAGAGCGGTTTTGGGACTCTAGGAGTTCAGATTTGATACTTGATTTAACAGTCACAGGATCGCTAATTGGGTGATTAGATGTTTGGGGTTAGTCAATGTCAACAACTATAAGCAGGGTGATTTGCGCCTTTCGGAGACTATTGGCCTGGACTTTGAATAAATCAATCAAAAATAATTGTGCGGCAGTTGAGTGCCAGCTAGGGGATATTCATCCACTAATAATTTGGCAGCAGATTATTTTTAACTTAGAGATTTAGAGGTAGGGATAGGATTCTTTGCAAATTTGTGAAGCTTGGTAGATTTATTAGTAGATGTAGATATTAGAACTGGGTTTGGAAAGTAACATAATCAGCCTTCATTCGGCTCTACCAATTAAGACCAATTAAGACCAATTAAGATAAACTTAGCCACACTACATTGACCTAAACGATCGCACTTGCCTAGATTTATATTGTTATTGTTCCTTACTTAAGCCTGATTGGTTTGTATCAATTATTGCTTAAATCCTAGATTGCCTAAGTCCCAGGCTGTCGGCTCAAGTTGATTTGGGGATATGTCTATCCACAATCCCACAGCAGCAATCGCTATTCTTGCCAAGGGGTGGTTGAAATTTGTATTAATGCCTTAATTACAATGTGGCTAAAAAATCACTTACCACCTGTTTGACATCCTGTTCTTCTACATCCACCAAGTAGTTCAAGCGCCGCATTTCCACCGCATCAAGCCGACCCGCCAAACTGCTCAGGGCTGGTTCCAATTCTGGATGTTCTGCCAATGTGTCTAAACGCACAACCGGGGCGGCGGTATAGGTGGGGAAGTAGTTGCGATCGTCTTTGAGCACTACTAAATCTAACGATTCGATCAAAGCGTCGGTAGTGCCAACGGAGATTAGATCCACCTGCCCATCTGCCAGGGCACGATAGGTAAGGCTGTAGTCCATTGTTTTGGGCGTACCAGCAAAGACCATTTCATAGGTACTCAGCAATCCATCCAGGCCGTCTTTGCGTTCAATGAATTCAAAGTCAAACCCAGCTTGCCACTCAGGTGTATAGGCAGTGACATCGGAAATAGTTGCGATCGCAAATTGGCGGGCATCTTCCCCCCGAATCACGATCGCTTGATTGTTGGCAAACCCAAACGAGGGCAGCCAGGTAAGCTGAAAATCCTCTTGGTATTGTTTTTGCAGTTGCGAGGCTACCGCATCAGCGTTGCTGCTCGGTTCATTCTTCAGGATCGCCACAAAAGCAGTGCCCGTATATTCGGGATAAATATCTAGCTCACCGGTGGTGATCGCCTGATGGCAAATGAAAGTACCGCCCAGATTCAAGCGCCGTTTCACTTCTAAATCCGTGCTGGCTTCGATTTGCTGAGCAATCAATTCACCTAGAATAATACTCTCGGTAAAGTTTTTGGAACCAACTACGATCGCCTTAGCCTGGTTGGTCTGATCATTACAAGCCACGATCGCCACAGTCACTACAAGCATGGTTAGCAGCAAACCGATTGTTTGTTTAAACCTTCTCATTCGCTACCTCTGCCTAAAATCTGATGAAACACGATCTTGATCATTCATATAAGTGATATTCATATAAGTGATTAAGCACCCAACCGAAATTGGCTGGCACAAATAGTAAGCGAATTTACTACCTAATCCGATTAACTATTAAGTATCTTTACGGTCACGCAACAAAAGTTAAACAAAAAACATGAAGAAACTCTATAGAATATTAAGTTAGATGAGGTTCTTTAGGTTACACTAGCTACCAATCTAATTAGTAATTGGGTTAGTAATAAATCAAGCTGAAGCTAATTAATTACTCTGTAGTTTCTGCAGGTAATTATGGTAACAAAAGAGTTTCAGATTATCCTTTTTAATTCTTGATTAAAAGCAATAATTGCTTAAGTCTAAATTGCTAAATCCACTTTGCTTCAGGTTATTTGATTAATTAAAATAAACTATTCAAAATTAGCTCTGTCGGCTATTTATAGTTCTAAGGCAATAATGGTAAACCTAGTCAGTGAATTGGTTCATAAAAGTGAATTGGTTCATAAAACTGATATCTCAGACAATTGCAAGACTAGATTATTGGTAGTAAGAACATAGTTTAGTTTATGAGTAGGCGATCGCAGATGATTTAGAACATTATTAAATGTCTATTTGTGATGCTAATTAAATTTTCAATATAGTTTCAATTCAGGCTTGCTCAAAGCTTTTTTAGCTAGTGCATAGGCCAGGGTAAAAAATTAAAATCTTGTAAATATATTTTTAGGTGATAGCTATGAATGAATTTGGTAATTATCAATTTAAATGTACCCTCAAGCTAGGTGATATCTACGGTCAAATAATTATCTGGCTGGCGGTAATTTTTGCTAGTTTGGCTGCGGCTTTGTCGCTAATGAGCCATCCGATCTATTCCCTTGCTGCGGTTGGCCTAATCATTGTGCTATCGCTACCATTCTTGCTGTTTGCGTTTGTGACTACTTTGTTTAACCACATTGAAATTTCGCCGATCGATCAAACTGCAAAGGTGAAAGCCGTGCGATCGAATGTAGTTGCTCAGCCTGGAACTGGTGTGGTTAAGGCGGCAATTTAGGCCTGATTTTAAAGTGAGCTAGCGATCGCAACTAGTTTTAGTTTAATTCTAGTTTAAGAATTAGCCATAATATTTCTTCGTAATGTCCTGGGGTAATTAACGCTCCAGGATATTTTGATGGTTTGCATCATTTATATGACTGGACGGCAAGCGGGAAGGGACTATTGATTGAGGCGATCGAGCGGTTTTTTTTGCCTTCTCTTTTGCCACCATCGCCATGAAATAACCAAGCTGGCCAGATAGAGCAGGACAACAATTATTAATATCCCCCTGGCGATCGCGGTGTCTGCCCCTGGCCACAGATAGCCACAAAGGGCTAGCACTAAACACCTCTCAACGATCGAAACTTGCAAACCATAGTGCTTTGGGTCCCAATAGGAAAGGGGACTAATAAACCGATAGTTGCTGAAAGGATAGAAGTGACGATGGGCATCACTGTTATGGACAGGTAGGTCAAACAGCGAATGCAAAACTGCACTGATTAAACAAATGCCGATCACGCTAGCTCCAGCCCAGTAGGCGATCGTTGCGCCAATCATGGCCAGGGGAATTGAATGAAAGGCTGCTACTAAATTTTGCCAGAGCGGTAACTCATAGGTAATCCCCCAGATTTCGCGCTCCGGCTGCCGCTTGATCCATTTGGCCCAGAAATACATCCCAAAAATTGGTAGGTCGGGTAGCACTGCCCCAAAGGCGATCGCCAGCCCCAATGAGTTATGGTGGGTGGCAGCAAGCACACTGAAGCAGGAAAGATTAACGATCGCGTGGCTAGGAGTATTCACGTATTCACGTATTCACGTATTCACGATTACCGCTACATAATTAGACCAATTAAGCTATCTGCAATGGCAACTCAATTATAAACTCAGTCCCCTGATCCGGTTCAGAGTTGCAATAAAGACTACCCTGGTGTTTTTCGGTCACAATTTGATAGCTGATCGATAACCCTAGGCCAGTTCCCTTGCCCACTGCCTTAGTGGTGAAAAAGGGATCAAATAAACGCGCCTTTGCCTGTTCCGGAATGCCAGGGCCATTATCGGCAATCCGAATTTGCAACCGATCGTCATCGTTTACGATCGTGCTGATATTAATCAAACTAGCTTTAAACGGTTGCCCCTGCGATCGCCGTTCCATATTCTCGGCCTCGATCGCATCGATCGCATTACTCAGAATATTCATAAATACCTGGTTAAGCTGCCCAGCATAGCAATTAATCCGAGGCAGATCGTTATATTCCTTGACCACCTTAATCTCTGGATGGTCAGACTTGGCCTTCAGCCGATTTTGCAGAATCATCAGGGTACTATCAATCCCCTCATGAATATCCACATTTTTAATTTCAGCCTCATCCATGCGCGAAAAATTGCGCAAGGAAATCACGATTTTTTGAATCCGATCCGCCCCCACCTTCATCGAGTTGAGTAAATTGGGCAAGTCTTCTTCGACAAAATCTAGTTCGACCGCCTCGATCTCTGCCTGAATTTCAGCGGCTGGTTCAGGGTAGTGCTTTTGGAATAAATTCAATACTCCTAGCAAGTCAGTCACATAGCGATTGGCATGGACTAAATTGCCATAGATAAAATTAACCGGGTTGTTGATTTCGTGGGCAACCCCTGCCACTAACTGCCCCAGGCTAGACATTTTCTCAGTTTGGACTAGTTGCGATTGGGTTTTTTGGAGCTGATTTAAGGTATTTTGCAGATATTGAGTTTGGTCTCGCAGCAGTTTTTCCGATTCCGTTAGGGCTTCATTTGATTCCTGGAGTTCTCGCTGAGCATAAATCCGCTGCGCCACCTGGGTCTCTAGCTCTCCATTGGCATATTCCAGCTTTTCCACGGCCAGAATTTTTTCGCGGTTGATATCAATATAGTTAAGGCAGAGGCCACAAAATGGTACTAAATAAGCAATGATTTTGAGGAAGTGGGCAACGTTGAAATTACTGTCAAACAATGCTGATGAACCAAATGCCATGTGCAACTGGGTTACTACCTGGGGAATTACACCAATCAGCAGAGAAAGAGAGAACAGGCTGGGATATTTTTGATAAAAGCGCGGAAATACAAATATGCCGCCCACCAGAAAGAGCATCAATGGTGCCACATCCCAGGGGCGGGTAATCATGGCGCTAGGGAACATGGTTTGGGGTAGGCTATTGGATTTCACGCAGATCAGAATAATCCCATAGGCGATCAGACCAGAGATGGTGCTAGCGATCGCAATAAACCAGGCATTTCCTTTCCACTCTTTGCGGTTGGTGAACAGAAATAAACTGGTGCCAGCGATCATAATTACCGCACTGAACAAACGACAAATCGCCCAGGTAAAAGGAATCAAGGAGCGATTATCAGCTACACCCTGGATCAGGCGATCGGCAGCGAGGGTATGAAATGCATCCATACAACCAGCATAGAAAAGCGCCACGCCAATAATAGGCGTAACCACGTCGCCGCTGAGGGCAAATTGAATAAACGCAAGTGCGGCGGTAAATGCCCCGG
The sequence above is a segment of the Pseudanabaena sp. PCC 7367 genome. Coding sequences within it:
- a CDS encoding potassium channel family protein, which gives rise to MQGSLQRIIIGLSFFVVTIVTAVVGYKLAGWSFLDAIYMVVITIFGVGYGEVRALDSPQLKVFTMLVIVAGTSSAVYTVGGFIQMVTEGEITRALDARRMTKSIESLDNHVIICGFGRIGYILARKLKKSHQSFVVIDTDDDRIELAHAQGFWGICGSASDENVLLAAGIKKARVLATVLPDDATNVFITLTAKELSPSIFIIARGELPSTEKKLKLAGADRVVLPANIGADRMAHMITHPTAIDFLEGEEGRMNLNELLGQMNVQIDELVITPDSPFAGKALSDMEVRGKGAFIVIAIRQQDGLINSNPSHSQLVYPGDTVVVMGHRGDIPKFAQNYAMRREIRYRGAKI
- a CDS encoding glycine betaine ABC transporter substrate-binding protein, producing MRRFKQTIGLLLTMLVVTVAIVACNDQTNQAKAIVVGSKNFTESIILGELIAQQIEASTDLEVKRRLNLGGTFICHQAITTGELDIYPEYTGTAFVAILKNEPSSNADAVASQLQKQYQEDFQLTWLPSFGFANNQAIVIRGEDARQFAIATISDVTAYTPEWQAGFDFEFIERKDGLDGLLSTYEMVFAGTPKTMDYSLTYRALADGQVDLISVGTTDALIESLDLVVLKDDRNYFPTYTAAPVVRLDTLAEHPELEPALSSLAGRLDAVEMRRLNYLVDVEEQDVKQVVSDFLATL
- a CDS encoding ATP-binding protein; amino-acid sequence: MYLDIDRGNEQLTSNPKFPYKLLWSVLVICTIPFLLELAGVSFSTIGAPLDINALETDTRVEFIDALHHALSGSFTHTILEWSAFCTGAFTAALAFIQFALSGDVVTPIIGVALFYAGCMDAFHTLAADRLIQGVADNRSLIPFTWAICRLFSAVIMIAGTSLFLFTNRKEWKGNAWFIAIASTISGLIAYGIILICVKSNSLPQTMFPSAMITRPWDVAPLMLFLVGGIFVFPRFYQKYPSLFSLSLLIGVIPQVVTQLHMAFGSSALFDSNFNVAHFLKIIAYLVPFCGLCLNYIDINREKILAVEKLEYANGELETQVAQRIYAQRELQESNEALTESEKLLRDQTQYLQNTLNQLQKTQSQLVQTEKMSSLGQLVAGVAHEINNPVNFIYGNLVHANRYVTDLLGVLNLFQKHYPEPAAEIQAEIEAVELDFVEEDLPNLLNSMKVGADRIQKIVISLRNFSRMDEAEIKNVDIHEGIDSTLMILQNRLKAKSDHPEIKVVKEYNDLPRINCYAGQLNQVFMNILSNAIDAIEAENMERRSQGQPFKASLINISTIVNDDDRLQIRIADNGPGIPEQAKARLFDPFFTTKAVGKGTGLGLSISYQIVTEKHQGSLYCNSEPDQGTEFIIELPLQIA